TATTACTCTATCATTCAAAATAACCCGATTCTGATGCAAGAAACAGATCACAGATATCAACAAGGCACTGATGCAGACAATGGCTgcagaaacaaataaaatccaGAAACTATCGAGGCTGAGCTGGCGGAAGGAGACTGTTGGGTTTGGGTCAGGATTGGTCACTGGATCAGGACAAGTTTTGTCTATGTTCTTGAACCAGGCATTTTCAAGTTGTGTTGCTTTGTTAGACTCTGCCACCTTCAAAATGGCCCTTGATACATCGGCTACTAGAGGTGATCCGATTGGGAAGACCTACAAAATCGGAAATAGTTATTAGCATCATTACAAGGGTGGTTTCCAAGCCATAAAGAAGTGATGGAACTTACAAAGCCAAACCCGTCAACATCAAATGGTACCTCCAccattttatatttcttacaaTATTGTCCAAGAAAAACTCTCACGTAAGGCACTTCCATGAAGACTGCAGAAACACCACCCTTTGATGGTCCATTGTTCAGAAGTTCTTCACATTTCTCTGGAGAGGTAAATGGCACGAGTCTAGACTCAGGGAAACCCGATTCTCTCAGTTTTCCTAAGACGAATGAATCCCTCTGATATCCCACAGGTCCTCCTTTTGCAAGCAAGTTCTTGATGCTCGTTTCAGTTGGATTCAGCTGTTGTGATGTGAGAAGCGATGACAAACTGGCGGTGTAACTCTGCGTCAGCACAAGAACAATGAAGTACCAGGTGATAACCACAACCCTTGCTGTAGAGCTTATTACTCTTTCTCCTGTAAAAACATACTTTTGAGAATAAATTTATGGAAACAGACTCATCGCCTACATTGAGTAGAGGAGGGAGAGGGAACATACTGGGTGCAAAAACCATGATAGAGAAGGCAAACCAGAACATAGTGCTGATCTGGTACTGGGCAGGTCCAGTACTGAAGTCTGTGTTCACCCTATGTTCTAGAAACCACACAACtagaccaacaacaaaaaaggaacCAAGGGTCATCCCCCAAAGCCCCCATGTCAAAGGCTTAAAGAAGATCAAACTGCTTCTTTCCACCTCGTCTTTTAGAGGGACGACCATCCCCACGCCTGATGTTGTGTATGGCAAAGTGAAATCAACATAGGAAGATCTATTTGCCAATATTGTCGTATCGCCCAACACAGCATCATATACCTGCCTCATAGACAATAAAGGTATTGTTTCAGAGCAATGCTTGAGTTATGATCGGAAAAAAGTGAAGAATAAGGAATGGTTTCAGGCTCACCCCTAGATAGACTTGGTATAACAAGTCGTTGAAGTTTCCGTTAGTTTTGCCATCATCATCTCCAAAAGGAATGAATCTGTGGGAGACATCATACGGCATTGCTTGAATTACAGCCTCAAAGAAGTCAATGCAAAACCCTGTTACTATGGTTTCACGGGTTGTAGGATCTTTTGTAACTTTCACAAACTGAGGGAAAGTACCAACGGGAACACCAATTTGTAGCTTTTTTCCGTTTGTTGGGATCTCCCATCCCCTTGGAACAGCTAAGGTAATCCCAGGCCATACGATCGGGTTAAGATGATTCTTCCAACTGGAGAAAGTACGTGTAGTTCCCGAACTTGGATTCAAATCTCTTACCAGTCCTTGTTCCTGCGTCCAGAATCCTACCACCATTCCTCCACCGTCGATGACATTGACAATCTCAAACACTGATACATGCAGTTCTCCATCAGTGAAATGGTAGTCACCAGCAAGTCCTTTGAACTGAATCCGGGAGAGCGAGTGTATAAGCTTTGGACCATATTCTGAGACACTAAGTGCTTCCAGGTCAGATATGTTTCTTCCATCCATTTTGCTGAAAGTCAAGTTAGTTGTTCCTGCATCTTCAACAGCCATTGCCAATGCGGTTGTTGCATCGTAAGCTCTCAATCCGTAGATGTTCAACTCTGAAACCGGAAGTGCCTTTGCCAACCTCGATCTAAACTAGATGATCTATAACCCCATTAGTGAGGATCCATGCATACCCTTGTTTCATGAGACCAGTTTCCTTGGCTTTTACAAAAAATCTTGAAGCGAGGAACCGATTCATATGAACCACAAACACCCTGGTTGGTTTGGTCATCAGTTTGAGAAGGTCCGCAGAGATTTCATCATCCGTTGCATTGGGATATATCACCGTCCTATATGGTATACGGATGTTTATCGCTTGTAATGCATCGGTAAGACCTGGCATTATACCTTCTCCAAACGCATTGTCCTCATACACAGGCACAACCTCTCTCCAACCAGACACCTTTATGATCTCGCTTATGGCTTGCACTTGAGATGAGTCGTCGTAAGTAGATCGAAAGAAGGTAAGGGCAAAAAGACAAATAAGGATTAATCATTAAAtggataagaaaaaatattttggtgcAAGTTGCCGAATGAATATATGgatgatttttctaaaaaatttaaattttcgtTTTGTGAAGAAATCTCGAGaatacaattttattatataaagttgggttttgaaagttagccattaaccatattttgacatatgtgaagtttatatcaatatgagattttgagattacaacaaaaaaaaaacaaaatattctgttttaaacaatattaataatgtaaaaagataattatcaaaaaattagaaaaattaaaagttttgttaaaataattataaggagatagataaaccttgatgacaaaattactaattaacaagatcgtgacacgtgttaaatatattgattagatgtcgACACATGTCTAATtctatttacagaattttatatgtttatatattaaaaaatgtcaAAGTTACCCATTTACAAGAtagtgacacgtgtcaaatatattgattagatcatgacatgtgtctaattttatttacagaattttacatgtttatattatataaaaaaaatatttttttaaatcaaaaaggaaaactaacaaaatcaatatactttctaattatattatacatgtgttctcaataaaatttgacatgtgttaacaaaaatgaaattaattaaacatgtatattaatcaataagttatttaacataattttagtcgaatataaattgtatttatcgttgtaatataattttttattgtaagtaagcACACAAAACCTTCAAAGAgtaatgaacttaaaaaaaaaataatacatgatgtgtattagtatagttttacatgttttattttaaagattttaatgcatgtagtaatatgagaaacctgaaagaaaaatagaaaaactgagtttataggaatgaatttttgattaattgatGAAACTGACGAatatattacttatgaaattacgACATATAGTAgaataatattttggatatttttgaatttccaaattttttgtggatgttaactgatttttttactgattgtttattgttaaatttaaaatactaaccaatatacatattatctcatatgatgctcataaTAGTTTTTctacattaaaattttaactctaatacatgaagaagtgaattatagttttacgatgaaatagatagttaaatgtgattactaaactgaatgtctaacgatgaaatttattttagattaaaaaaatttcaaatattaatatgtaccatttttaaaaaattgattcaagaatattattcatattttttatgtttgattttataatttgaacacatgtatttttgtactgcatatgttaaaacataagataatacgaaatatattataatttatatgaatgAATCTTCACTAATTTGATGGTAATGTCTATACATCtttatctatgtttttattttataactttcacTTATTTATAACTATGTACTGTCCCACGCATATGCGCAGGTTgttgtattagttatgttaattcattttagtttatgtaataatcataaaaatattagaattttgtGAGAagatgttttaataattttttaaaaaatgtcaataatacactttattaattcaaatcatacaatatcaaaatatatcacttatttaaaaactattgttaatgataaaaatataaatttactatgatattcaaaatttacctaaaacatttaataattaaattccaaaattattttttaagtatcaattaaatatattttctataaaatcatatgaaatgcagTCAAAACatcccaaagattaatttatattttaatattttttatattcaccttaTTGCTAGGTAAAATTCTAACGATTTATTGTttatagtaaaattt
The sequence above is a segment of the Camelina sativa cultivar DH55 chromosome 10, Cs, whole genome shotgun sequence genome. Coding sequences within it:
- the LOC104717021 gene encoding glutamate receptor 2.4-like; the encoded protein is MPGLTDALQAINIRIPYRTVIYPNATDDEISADLLKLMTKPTRVFVVHMNRFLASRFFFRSRLAKALPVSELNIYGLRAYDATTALAMAVEDAGTTNLTFSKMDGRNISDLEALSVSEYGPKLIHSLSRIQFKGLAGDYHFTDGELHVSVFEIVNVIDGGGMVVGFWTQEQGLVRDLNPSSGTTRTFSSWKNHLNPIVWPGITLAVPRGWEIPTNGKKLQIGVPVGTFPQFVKVTKDPTTRETIVTGFCIDFFEAVIQAMPYDVSHRFIPFGDDDGKTNGNFNDLLYQVYLGVYDAVLGDTTILANRSSYVDFTLPYTTSGVGMVVPLKDEVERSSLIFFKPLTWGLWGMTLGSFFVVGLVVWFLEHRVNTDFSTGPAQYQISTMFWFAFSIMVFAPRERVISSTARVVVITWYFIVLVLTQSYTASLSSLLTSQQLNPTETSIKNLLAKGGPVGYQRDSFVLGKLRESGFPESRLVPFTSPEKCEELLNNGPSKGGVSAVFMEVPYVRVFLGQYCKKYKMVEVPFDVDGFGFVFPIGSPLVADVSRAILKVAESNKATQLENAWFKNIDKTCPDPVTNPDPNPTVSFRQLSLDSFWILFVSAAIVCISALLISVICFLHQNRVILNDRVICRRERMNNLWEKFKERQENPAPRN